The following proteins come from a genomic window of Mauremys reevesii isolate NIE-2019 unplaced genomic scaffold, ASM1616193v1 Contig9, whole genome shotgun sequence:
- the LOC120395035 gene encoding zinc finger protein 629-like, with the protein MLSFLHFKQDSPVIAVMQGEEGPCVPDLQGAEEQESLKGSCKGGRMDEESSLQHGPVGADPDGASPDEDASMGEEPHGMLPGGNESIEEDPDGALSDETLSQVPALRQTSEHSPGSQTPSALESQWERPPGLPLPLAPTQPRPAPKKPPYREAHPTICSECGKSFTRSSLLAQHQRVHTGERPYQCTECGKSFSRSSTLIQHWRTHTGERPNTCTECGKGFSQRSDLVKHQRTHTGERPYQCPDCGQSFSRSSDLIKHQRIHTGERPYICPDCGKGFSRSSDLFQHQRTQRGEKPYKCTECGKKFSRSSNLIRHQRTHTGERPYVCPDCGRGFSQNSHYTDHQRSHRHEKPYHCTQCGKDFGRSSTLVKHWRTHTREIL; encoded by the exons ATGCTTTCCTTTTTGCATTTCAAGCAG GATTCCCCCGTGATTGCCGTGATGCAGGGAGAGGAAGGGCCTTGTGTCCCAGATCTTCAGGGTGCTGAGGAACAGGAGAGCCTGAAAGGTTCCTGCAAAG GTGGCAGGATGGATGAGGAGAGTTCCCTGcagcatgggcctgtgggagcagATCCAGATGGGGCATCACCCGATGAGGATGCTTCCATGGGAGAAGAGCCACATGGGATGCTGCCTGGTGGGAATGAGTCCATTGAAGAGGACCCAGATGGGGCATTGTCTGATGAGACTTTATCCCAGGTTCCAGCCCTGCGGCAAACCTCTGAGCACTCTCCTGGCTCACAAACCCCTTCAGCCTTGGAATCTCAGTGGGAAAGGCCCCCAGGGCTGCCTCTTCCATTGGCACCCACTCAGCCCAGACCAGCCCCCAAGAAACCCCCTTACCGCGAGGCACACCCGACCATCTGCAGcgagtgtgggaagagcttcaccCGGAGCTCCCTGCTGGCCCAGCACCAGCGGGTGCACACAGGGGAGCGGCCCTACcagtgcactgagtgcgggaaaagcttcagccgCAGTTCCACCCTCATCCAGCACTGGAGGACCCACACGGGGGAGCGGCCCAATACGTGCACCGAGTGCGGGAAGGGATTCAGCCAGCGCTCCGACCTGGTGAagcaccagcgcacccacaccggGGAGCGCCCCTACCAGTGCCCCGACTGCGGTCAGAGCTTCAGCCGCAGCTCGGACCTCATCAagcaccagcgcatccacaccggggagcggccctacATCTGCCCTGACTGCGGGAAGGGCTTTAGCCGCAGCTCTGACCTCTTCCAGCACCAGCGCACCCAGCGCGGCGAGAAACCTTACAAGTGCACCGAGTGCGGGAAGAAGTTCAGCCGCAGCTCCAACCTCATCCgccaccagcgcacccacacggGCGAGAGGCCCTACGTCTGCCCGGACTGCGGGCGCGGCTTCTCCCAGAACTCCCACTACACGGACCACCAGCGGAGCCACCGCCATGAGAAACCCTACCACTGCACCCAGTGTGGCAAGGACTTCGGGCGCAGCTCCACCCTGGTCAAGCACTGGCGCACGCACACCAGGGAGATCTTGTGA